A genomic window from Lentibacter algarum includes:
- a CDS encoding DMT family transporter: MTETRPVAAAVWMLASMLILGVIDNFIVVMAEVISLWQMYVIRLLISIPVVFGVARLLGQQFLPVNWWPVLLRSFLFASAMLFYFASLAFLPIAQSLAGLFTSPIIVVLITALFLREPIGAYRIGAVIAGFVGTLVVLQVSPSNFSPLVIVPVIGGVLYALNAVITRRMCGAESTCTLLAGTMGMQGVLGMLGLLAITVFGVEEISGPLAFVTRGWVWPMEGVDLLLVAHVLGSIVGVFCLTKAYQLGEASHVAVFEYSIMVFGPAFAFVWFGQSLSAVQMAGVVLIIVAGSVIALRSRQS, from the coding sequence GCAGTCTGGATGCTTGCGAGTATGCTAATCCTTGGGGTGATCGACAACTTTATCGTCGTGATGGCAGAGGTCATCAGTCTTTGGCAGATGTATGTGATCCGTCTGCTCATATCCATTCCTGTGGTCTTTGGTGTGGCGCGACTTTTGGGGCAGCAGTTTTTACCTGTGAACTGGTGGCCTGTTTTGTTGCGCAGCTTTCTGTTTGCTTCGGCGATGTTGTTTTACTTTGCATCGCTCGCCTTTTTGCCGATTGCGCAGTCGCTTGCAGGATTGTTTACCTCGCCCATCATTGTTGTCCTGATCACTGCACTTTTTTTGCGAGAACCGATTGGAGCCTATCGTATTGGCGCTGTGATTGCGGGCTTTGTCGGAACACTTGTCGTGCTTCAGGTCAGCCCGAGCAACTTTAGCCCGCTTGTCATTGTGCCGGTTATCGGCGGGGTTCTGTATGCGCTGAATGCTGTGATTACGCGGCGGATGTGTGGAGCGGAAAGCACCTGCACGCTCTTGGCGGGAACGATGGGGATGCAGGGTGTGCTCGGGATGCTCGGGCTTTTGGCGATTACCGTCTTTGGAGTGGAAGAGATCAGCGGGCCGCTGGCCTTTGTGACGCGGGGCTGGGTCTGGCCAATGGAAGGGGTAGACCTGCTTTTGGTGGCGCATGTGCTCGGCTCAATCGTGGGCGTCTTTTGTCTTACCAAAGCCTATCAGCTCGGTGAGGCCTCGCATGTGGCTGTGTTTGAATATTCGATCATGGTGTTTGGGCCTGCCTTTGCTTTTGTCTGGTTTGGGCAAAGCCTGAGCGCGGTGCAAATGGCGGGGGTTGTGCTGATCATTGTTGCGGGCTCGGTGATTGCTTTGCGTTCGCGGCAAAGCTAG
- a CDS encoding sulfotransferase family 2 domain-containing protein, producing MIISRGRQYIFVHIPKTGGTSLALALEARAMRDDLMLGDTPKALKRRKKLMGVEARGRLWKHSTLADIEGLVSRDEMQEMLCFTLVRNPWDRIVSYYHWLKVQSFEHPAVATAKTLGFSDFLRAPAVAGPIKTHPYESYLRASDGRSREALYIRLEHFAEDAAPLMEHLGFELDLPRANASVREGDYRRYFSADDSEVVAELCAEDIEKFNYSFG from the coding sequence ATGATTATTTCGCGCGGGCGACAGTATATTTTTGTGCATATCCCGAAGACGGGGGGGACCTCGCTTGCTCTCGCGCTTGAGGCGCGGGCGATGCGCGACGACTTGATGCTGGGCGATACGCCTAAAGCGCTTAAACGGCGCAAGAAGCTGATGGGCGTGGAGGCGCGCGGGCGGCTTTGGAAGCATTCGACACTGGCTGACATTGAGGGGCTGGTGAGCCGTGATGAGATGCAGGAGATGTTGTGTTTTACTTTGGTGCGTAACCCTTGGGACCGCATTGTGAGTTATTATCACTGGCTGAAAGTGCAGAGCTTTGAGCACCCCGCAGTGGCGACGGCCAAGACGCTGGGCTTTAGTGACTTTCTGCGCGCGCCGGCTGTGGCTGGTCCGATAAAGACGCATCCTTATGAGAGCTATTTGCGCGCGAGTGATGGGCGATCGCGTGAGGCGCTTTATATCAGGCTGGAGCATTTTGCCGAAGATGCTGCGCCGCTCATGGAGCATCTTGGGTTTGAGCTTGATCTGCCACGGGCAAATGCCAGTGTTCGAGAGGGTGATTACCGTCGCTATTTTAGCGCCGATGATTCGGAGGTTGTGGCGGAGCTCTGTGCGGAAGATATTGAGAAATTTAACTACAGTTTCGGTTAA
- a CDS encoding Hint domain-containing protein — protein MFGWNGAKRQKTYLASKGAERGYRAKTGVMSGVVSGTKVATEFGWRDVTSLQAGDLVLTFDGGLQPISSVSRTPLWSGEGACPRNFWPLLVPAGVLENDVAMVLLPRQGVMLESDVAEETLGDPFAIVPAAALEGVHGIERVFPQDDMCVVTLHFDCAQVVFAEQGALLFCAAGGDMLDTATRAFDATPAYTVLSLVLATEVIQSGAVWA, from the coding sequence ATGTTTGGATGGAATGGCGCAAAGCGTCAGAAAACCTATTTGGCATCGAAGGGTGCAGAGAGAGGGTATCGCGCCAAGACGGGTGTGATGTCTGGAGTTGTGTCAGGCACGAAAGTGGCCACAGAGTTTGGCTGGCGCGATGTTACCTCGCTGCAAGCCGGCGATCTGGTTTTGACGTTTGACGGCGGTCTGCAGCCTATCTCTTCAGTCAGCCGCACGCCGCTCTGGAGCGGGGAGGGCGCTTGCCCCAGAAACTTCTGGCCTCTGCTTGTGCCTGCGGGCGTTTTGGAAAACGATGTGGCGATGGTTCTGTTGCCGCGTCAGGGCGTGATGCTTGAAAGCGATGTGGCGGAGGAAACGCTTGGCGATCCGTTTGCGATTGTTCCTGCGGCGGCACTTGAGGGTGTGCATGGGATCGAGCGGGTCTTTCCGCAGGATGACATGTGCGTTGTGACCCTGCATTTTGATTGCGCTCAGGTTGTTTTTGCGGAGCAGGGCGCGTTGCTTTTTTGTGCGGCTGGGGGCGATATGCTCGACACAGCGACACGGGCGTTTGACGCTACCCCAGCCTACACGGTGCTCTCGCTTGTTTTGGCGACTGAGGTGATTCAGAGCGGGGCGGTCTGGGCCTGA